ACTATCGTAGTATGAGCCCTGTTGTGGAAAAAGGAGAGTTATATATGCCTTGTCTTTTCCCATATCCCCAATACATTGCAGTAAGCCCAatgtcaacaccaacaagtCATGCATGGCGCCCCCcttccagcaaccaccaGTGCAACCAAGATGGCCCTTAGCAATCCGGAATGAGACCATCACGACAGCCGAGCCAGAGACGATCATCACAGTCCGCAACAGCCCCGAGCCATGGCATCCGCTCGACTACACCGTCACCCACGAGAACGGAGCAACCCTCTTCACAGTCAACGGCAATCCATGGGGTCTTGCGCAGCGCCGCATCTTCCGCGATGCATCAGGTCTCCCTCTATTCGAACTACGGGGTCGGTGGTATGACTCGTCTACGCTCGAGCTCAAGCTCCCCGGCGGTGCAGCAACCAGTGAAACCTTACTATCTGCAAAATGTCGCGTAGCAGTCCAAGCGCCTAGGGCTGTGCTCCGGTTCCGCAATTCATGCGTGCCGCTAAATGCGAGACCCACGCAGAAGCATAAGAACAAGAAGTCGGTATTAGATACCCTTATGCGGCCGTCGACCGTCGACCCTGAAACCGTCCATCGAGAAGTCATGGAGATTTACTCGATGGACGTGGATAATTTTGCCCAGGTTGCCGTTGTAGATGGTCAGCGGGTTGCGAATATTGACCGAGTCACGGATCCGGGGGAGTTGGCGCAAGGCCAGAAACCGCCGTTTCGGTTTCGGCCTATGTGGAGGGTTAGAGTTGCGAGGGGGGTGGACTTAGCTCTAGTGAGTTGGGACCCGATCTGTTTTAGAGAGCGTGATTCTGACAGGGAGTTTGTTTGGCTGGTTAGATGGCAGTTGCGGTGGTAATTGTTGGGCAGCAGGCTGCTGGCGACGGCCTGGTGGACCAGTGACGCCGTTTTGGCGTATATCCAAATATGCAGGTGCCATGGGCACTGGAAACTGACTGCTTGGGTTGTTTCCATCGTCACATAAAAATCATGAATGTGTTGGTGCACTGCCCACTGGGACCATGCGGAGTTCTCGCTTCGAGTGAGGCAGTGACGGTGTCGAGATTTTGTACTATATTCTGATTCGGCCTTTGTACGGTCTTCTGACATTGAACCCATGTATTAGTTATCAATTGTTTCCTCATGCCGAAATTAAGGACTGTCAAACGCACATGAGAATTGCTGCTCCGTCGGGGAAGACAACAGGTCGAAACTCGCAAGCGTTGATGGCAGGGCTGTGCACGGGTGACGGGACCAACCGCCTGCGAGCAAATGGTGCGTGCGAAGCGAGGCGGGGTGAGATGCCTTACTCATAGAAATCCCTGCCTCCAATCTTATTCTACGCTTTGCCTGCTGCCTTCCAACCTTCTTAGTGTGTTCTCCGCGTTCCACTTGGTGTTCCATGATGGCTAGCGGCGCCGGTCTCACAAAAGGCCACTCGACTACCTCAGTCATCTTCTAGTAATCTCATTGATGACTTCCTCATTGCAGAAAATTCGTCTCTGGTAAGACAGGAGCTGCGCTGACTTCTAGATCTCCACTTTTGCAGCCCAAACTCGCTGGCTTGTAAAGAGCCTAGCTCAGCCACAAGGGCGTCATATGTAGACAGCTGGGTCAAGCGGAAGGAGTTTATGAATCGGCCTTGGAATCATGGCTAGCAAGGGGGTTTCTCTCTTCAAGCGATCTTGCGGTGCCCATCCACCAATGCCCCGGTAGTGCTAACTTTATCGAGAATGATggttcttcatcgcctcgaATACTTATTGCGTTACAAGTCCACTTACTCCCTGATGGGAAGCCTTATTATTCTCCGCCGCTGGAATTCCCAGTTGGTATTCCCCATAATACCACATTTACCGCCTGTATCACAGGCCTCCCTAGTGCTTACCGCAACCTCTCTTACTACCTCCAGATAAGTACCATGAGGTACTACTGAggtaatactagtattt
This is a stretch of genomic DNA from Aspergillus puulaauensis MK2 DNA, chromosome 8, nearly complete sequence. It encodes these proteins:
- a CDS encoding uncharacterized protein (COG:S;~EggNog:ENOG410Q2XG;~InterPro:IPR038595,IPR025659;~TransMembrane:1 (i217-238o)), whose product is MAPPFQQPPVQPRWPLAIRNETITTAEPETIITVRNSPEPWHPLDYTVTHENGATLFTVNGNPWGLAQRRIFRDASGLPLFELRGRWYDSSTLELKLPGGAATSETLLSAKCRVAVQAPRAVLRFRNSCVPLNARPTQKHKNKKSVLDTLMRPSTVDPETVHREVMEIYSMDVDNFAQVAVVDGQRVANIDRVTDPGELAQGQKPPFRFRPMWRVRVARGVDLALMAVAVVIVGQQAAGDGLVDQ